In a genomic window of Lathamus discolor isolate bLatDis1 chromosome 4, bLatDis1.hap1, whole genome shotgun sequence:
- the PCNP gene encoding PEST proteolytic signal-containing nuclear protein isoform X1, with product MADGGAEGSKAKWSQPAGGPEEEAEKPVKTKTVSSSNGGESSSRSAEKRAANEEAEDFTTKPAPAKMSKFGFSIGSQTTKKASAISIKLGANKPKEPVPTLAPKTLSVAAAFNEDEDSEPEEMPPEAKMRMKNIGRDTPTSAGPNSFNKGKHGFSDNQKLWERNIKSHLGNVHDQENN from the exons GACCtgaagaagaggcagaaaaaccTGTGAAAACTAAGACTGTTTCTTCCAGTAATGGAGGAGAAAGTTCGAGTCGCAGCGCAGAGAAACGGGCAGCTAATGAAGAAGCTGAAGACTTCACCACAAAGCCTGCTCCTGCCAAAATGTCCAAGTTTGGATTTTCCATAGGCAGTCAGACAACAAAGAAGGCATCTGCAATATCCATCAAACTAGGAGCAAAT aagcctAAAGAGCCCGTTCCAACCCTTGCTCCAAAAACCCTTTCCGTAGCAGCAGCTTTCAATGAAGATGAAGAT AGTGAACCTGAAGAAATGCCTCCAGAAGCTAAGATGCGCATGAAGAATATTGGAAG GGATACACCAACCTCAGCAGGACCAAATTCCTTCAACAAAGGAAAGCATGGGTTTTCTGACAACCAGAAGCTGTGGGAGCGAAATATAAAATCTCATCTTGGAAATGTCCATGACCAAGAAAATAACTAA
- the PCNP gene encoding PEST proteolytic signal-containing nuclear protein isoform X2, with amino-acid sequence MLFEVAAPINLLSKNSSSCNGGESSSRSAEKRAANEEAEDFTTKPAPAKMSKFGFSIGSQTTKKASAISIKLGANKPKEPVPTLAPKTLSVAAAFNEDEDSEPEEMPPEAKMRMKNIGRDTPTSAGPNSFNKGKHGFSDNQKLWERNIKSHLGNVHDQENN; translated from the exons ATGCTTTTTGAGGTTGCTGCTCCCATCAATCTGCTCAGTAAAAATAGCTCATCTTG TAATGGAGGAGAAAGTTCGAGTCGCAGCGCAGAGAAACGGGCAGCTAATGAAGAAGCTGAAGACTTCACCACAAAGCCTGCTCCTGCCAAAATGTCCAAGTTTGGATTTTCCATAGGCAGTCAGACAACAAAGAAGGCATCTGCAATATCCATCAAACTAGGAGCAAAT aagcctAAAGAGCCCGTTCCAACCCTTGCTCCAAAAACCCTTTCCGTAGCAGCAGCTTTCAATGAAGATGAAGAT AGTGAACCTGAAGAAATGCCTCCAGAAGCTAAGATGCGCATGAAGAATATTGGAAG GGATACACCAACCTCAGCAGGACCAAATTCCTTCAACAAAGGAAAGCATGGGTTTTCTGACAACCAGAAGCTGTGGGAGCGAAATATAAAATCTCATCTTGGAAATGTCCATGACCAAGAAAATAACTAA